Proteins from one Sphingomonas sp. HF-S4 genomic window:
- a CDS encoding helix-turn-helix domain-containing protein, whose product MADPKLFAGHAIRRLRRQLGLNQVTMAQALAVSPSYLNLVERNQRPISATLMLRLAQSYDFDPRQLAASEPGGGAEALRRRLADPIFADLEIDRHQMEEWLAGAPGGAEAFARAYDRIGGGAGPVARPYDAGWQVRREIERWRNHFGDLDAKAEALADELRIAAGDLYGAMAERLRVKHQLSVRILPADVMPDLTKRLDLHARQIQLSEMLDMSGRSFALGELLAQEARGEIDALVKGAGFDRAAERLYRRHLGGYFAAAVMMPYARFLRACEASGYDLELLQRRFGASFSQVAHRLTTLQRVGARGLPFFLLRVDRAGQVSKRYAGASASPLAEGPGTCPLWNIFEAFARPDELLTQLLELEDGSRWFTLARGVRPQGVSRGVPARFAVGLGVSANDARTLAVAAGHDLAGRAMPVGLGCRACTRPDCPQRSAPPAGRAMLVAERERGVSPIAFAGD is encoded by the coding sequence ATGGCAGATCCGAAGCTGTTCGCCGGACACGCGATTAGGCGGTTGCGTCGCCAGCTCGGGCTCAACCAGGTGACGATGGCGCAGGCGCTGGCGGTGAGTCCGAGCTATCTCAACCTGGTCGAGCGCAACCAGCGTCCGATCTCCGCGACGCTGATGCTGCGGCTGGCGCAGAGCTATGACTTCGATCCGCGCCAGCTTGCCGCGAGCGAGCCCGGCGGCGGCGCCGAGGCGCTGCGGCGGCGGCTGGCCGATCCGATCTTCGCCGATCTGGAGATCGACCGGCACCAGATGGAGGAATGGCTGGCGGGCGCGCCGGGCGGGGCGGAGGCGTTCGCGCGCGCCTATGACCGGATCGGCGGCGGGGCGGGGCCGGTCGCCCGGCCCTACGATGCCGGCTGGCAGGTGCGCCGCGAAATCGAGCGCTGGCGTAATCATTTTGGCGACCTCGACGCCAAGGCCGAGGCGCTGGCCGACGAGCTGCGTATCGCTGCGGGCGACCTGTATGGCGCGATGGCCGAGCGGCTCCGCGTCAAGCACCAGCTTTCGGTGCGCATCCTGCCCGCCGACGTGATGCCCGACCTAACCAAGCGGCTCGACCTGCACGCGCGGCAGATCCAGCTCTCCGAGATGCTCGACATGTCGGGACGCAGCTTCGCGCTCGGCGAACTGCTCGCGCAGGAAGCGCGCGGCGAGATCGACGCGCTGGTGAAAGGGGCGGGGTTCGATCGCGCCGCCGAGCGGCTCTATCGGCGGCACCTGGGCGGCTATTTCGCCGCGGCGGTGATGATGCCCTATGCCCGCTTCCTGCGCGCGTGCGAGGCGAGCGGCTATGATCTGGAGCTGCTCCAGCGGCGCTTCGGCGCGAGCTTCAGCCAGGTCGCGCACCGGCTGACCACGCTCCAGCGCGTCGGCGCGCGGGGACTCCCTTTCTTCCTGCTGCGAGTCGACCGGGCGGGGCAGGTTTCGAAGCGCTATGCCGGGGCGAGCGCGTCGCCGCTTGCCGAGGGGCCGGGGACGTGCCCGTTGTGGAATATTTTCGAGGCCTTCGCGCGGCCCGACGAATTGCTGACGCAATTGCTCGAGCTCGAGGATGGCAGCCGCTGGTTCACGCTGGCGCGAGGCGTGCGGCCGCAGGGCGTGTCGCGCGGCGTGCCGGCCCGCTTCGCGGTCGGGCTGGGCGTGTCGGCGAACGATGCGCGCACGCTTGCCGTAGCGGCGGGGCATGACCTGGCCGGGCGGGCAATGCCGGTGGGGCTCGGTTGCCGCGCCTGCACCAGGCCCGATTGCCCGCAGCGATCGGCGCCGCCAGCGGGCCGCGCGATGCTGGTCGCCGAGCGCGAGCGCGGGGTCTCGCCGATCGCCTTTGCCGGCGATTGA
- the aceA gene encoding isocitrate lyase translates to MPMTFEDLVPAPSGRFDGIVRPYSPEDVARLRGSLPIEHTIARRGALKLWELFRNEDYIHALGALSGNQAMQMVRAGLKAIYLSGWQVAADANTAGQMYPDQSLYPANAGPELARKINATLQRADQIEHMEGGATRDWFAPIVADAEAGFGGPLNCFEIMKAYIAAGAAGVHYEDQLASEKKCGHLGGKVLIPTQAHIRNLDAARLAADVCGVPTVICARTDAESAKLITSDVDERDHAFLTGERTAEGFFRLKEGTGVDHCIQRGLAFAPHADLLWWETSKPNLDDARRFAEAIKREHPEKMLAYNCSPSFNWEANLDRDDIARFQREIGAMGYKFQFVTLAGFHQLNYGMFELARGYRDRGMAAYSELQQAEFAAEGHGYTATRHQREVGTGYFDCVAQAVAGGASSTTALAESTETAQFNQQAA, encoded by the coding sequence ATGCCGATGACTTTCGAGGATCTCGTTCCCGCCCCCAGCGGCCGCTTCGATGGCATCGTCCGCCCTTATTCGCCGGAGGACGTGGCCAGGCTCCGCGGCTCGCTGCCGATCGAGCACACCATCGCCCGCCGCGGCGCGCTCAAGCTGTGGGAACTGTTCAGGAATGAGGACTATATCCACGCCCTCGGCGCGCTGTCGGGCAACCAGGCGATGCAGATGGTCCGCGCCGGATTGAAGGCGATCTATCTGTCGGGCTGGCAGGTCGCCGCCGACGCCAACACCGCCGGGCAGATGTACCCCGATCAGTCGCTCTACCCCGCCAATGCCGGCCCCGAGCTGGCGCGGAAGATCAACGCCACGCTCCAGCGCGCCGACCAGATCGAGCATATGGAAGGCGGTGCGACGCGCGACTGGTTCGCGCCGATCGTCGCCGACGCCGAGGCGGGGTTCGGCGGGCCGCTCAACTGCTTCGAGATCATGAAAGCCTATATCGCCGCGGGCGCCGCCGGGGTGCATTACGAGGACCAGCTCGCCTCGGAAAAGAAGTGCGGGCATCTGGGCGGCAAGGTGCTGATTCCCACCCAGGCGCATATCCGCAACCTCGATGCCGCACGCCTCGCCGCGGATGTCTGCGGCGTCCCGACGGTGATCTGCGCCCGCACCGATGCCGAGAGCGCGAAGCTGATCACGTCGGACGTCGACGAACGCGACCACGCGTTCCTCACAGGCGAGCGCACCGCCGAGGGGTTCTTCCGCCTGAAGGAGGGTACCGGCGTCGATCACTGCATCCAGCGCGGCCTCGCCTTCGCGCCGCATGCCGACCTGCTGTGGTGGGAGACGAGCAAGCCCAATCTCGACGACGCCCGCCGCTTCGCCGAAGCGATCAAGCGCGAACATCCCGAGAAGATGCTGGCATACAATTGCTCGCCTAGCTTCAACTGGGAGGCGAATCTCGATCGCGACGACATCGCCCGCTTCCAGCGCGAGATCGGCGCGATGGGCTACAAGTTCCAGTTCGTCACCCTCGCCGGCTTCCACCAGCTCAACTACGGCATGTTCGAGCTCGCACGCGGCTATCGTGACCGCGGCATGGCCGCCTATTCCGAGCTCCAGCAGGCCGAATTCGCCGCGGAAGGCCACGGCTACACCGCAACCCGCCACCAGCGCGAAGTCGGCACCGGCTATTTCGATTGCGTAGCCCAGGCCGTCGCCGGCGGCGCAAGCTCGACCACTGCGCTCGCCGAAAGCACCGAGACCGCCCAGTTCAACCAGCAAGCCGCCTGA
- a CDS encoding MFS transporter, whose translation MVTSPADAPASLIPPVRRVRQTTMLAYGFGAVAYGVKDFCFSTFLLLFYNQVLGLPAAQVGFAIMCALLLDAVIDPAIGFVSDRTRGRWGRRHPWMYASAAPIALGWLLLWNPPAWSQGAMLVWVFASAVLVRTAVSAYEVPSQALSPELSADYDERTRIMAYRYLFGWIGAMAMLTASYGWFLADGLLERRGYVVFALVGAIVMVVAILVSALGTHREIGRLPRPEIERQSLAANFRELRESLRNRAFLILMAAGMCYYSAQGVSYALSNYLYTHVWGFRGADFQWLGLVLLVGAIGAFVLAPRVARRIGKPQAAMAFMIGATLLITGPLWLRLAGWFPPLGSPVLLPLLLGFFTLNAVCVIASTILGASMMADVAEHSEAETGRRSEGVFFAGSFFVQKCTSGLGIFAAGAILAIAGFPEAAKPGSVPLATIDRLTLLFAALYLVLGVAAAFFYRRFPFGKEEHLARVKRLAEMPAGR comes from the coding sequence ATGGTCACGAGCCCCGCCGATGCGCCTGCCTCGCTTATTCCGCCCGTGCGCCGTGTGCGCCAGACGACGATGCTCGCCTATGGCTTCGGCGCGGTCGCCTATGGGGTGAAGGACTTCTGCTTCTCCACCTTCCTGCTGCTGTTCTACAATCAGGTGCTGGGTCTCCCTGCGGCGCAGGTGGGCTTTGCGATCATGTGTGCGCTGCTGCTCGACGCAGTGATCGACCCGGCGATCGGCTTCGTGTCGGACCGGACGCGCGGGCGCTGGGGGCGGCGGCATCCATGGATGTATGCGTCCGCCGCGCCGATCGCGCTCGGCTGGCTGCTGCTGTGGAACCCGCCGGCCTGGTCGCAGGGGGCGATGCTGGTATGGGTGTTCGCCAGCGCGGTGCTCGTGCGGACGGCAGTGTCGGCTTATGAAGTGCCGTCGCAGGCGCTGAGCCCCGAGCTTTCCGCCGACTATGACGAGCGGACGCGGATCATGGCGTATCGCTATCTGTTCGGCTGGATCGGTGCGATGGCGATGCTGACGGCATCCTATGGCTGGTTCCTTGCCGACGGACTGCTTGAGCGGCGCGGCTATGTCGTCTTCGCGCTGGTGGGCGCGATCGTCATGGTCGTCGCGATCCTCGTCTCGGCGCTCGGCACGCACCGCGAGATCGGCCGGCTGCCGCGTCCCGAGATCGAACGCCAGTCGCTGGCCGCCAATTTCCGCGAACTGCGCGAGAGCCTGCGCAACCGGGCGTTCCTGATCCTGATGGCGGCGGGGATGTGCTATTATTCGGCGCAGGGCGTGAGCTATGCGCTGTCCAACTATCTCTACACGCATGTCTGGGGGTTTCGCGGCGCCGACTTCCAATGGCTCGGGCTGGTGCTGCTGGTCGGGGCAATCGGTGCGTTCGTCCTCGCACCCCGCGTGGCGCGCCGGATCGGCAAGCCGCAGGCGGCGATGGCATTCATGATCGGCGCGACGCTGCTGATCACCGGGCCGCTGTGGCTGCGCCTCGCCGGTTGGTTCCCGCCACTTGGCAGCCCGGTCCTGCTGCCGTTGCTGCTCGGCTTCTTCACCTTGAACGCGGTGTGCGTGATCGCCTCGACGATCCTCGGCGCATCGATGATGGCCGACGTCGCCGAGCATTCGGAGGCCGAGACCGGGCGGCGTTCCGAGGGGGTGTTCTTTGCGGGCTCCTTCTTCGTCCAGAAATGCACGAGCGGGCTGGGCATCTTTGCCGCGGGCGCGATCCTGGCCATCGCGGGGTTTCCGGAGGCGGCGAAGCCGGGGAGCGTGCCGCTGGCGACGATCGACCGGCTGACCTTGTTGTTCGCCGCGCTATACCTGGTGCTCGGCGTCGCCGCGGCGTTCTTCTACCGACGCTTTCCGTTCGGGAAGGAGGAGCATCTGGCTCGGGTCAAACGGCTGGCGGAAATGCCCGCCGGGCGGTGA
- a CDS encoding acyl-CoA dehydrogenase family protein: protein MALDPETFDTLIDTVRRFVADRLRPLEGDVEAADAIPDAVVEEMKALGLFGLSIAEEYGGLGLTMVEECKVAIELGRTTPAFRSSFGTNVGIGSQGLVMAGTPEQKAEWLPRIASGEVITSFALTEPDVGSDSGAVQTRAVRDGDVYRLTGTKRFITNADKAQLFTVMARTGDKPGGRGVSAFLVPRDLPGVSIGEPEKKMGQKGARVADVVFDDTPVPAANRLGEEGQGFKIAMQVLDRGRLHIAAVCVGVAERLIADCVAYASERKQFGKPIAEHQLIQAMLADSKTEAMAARALMLETAAKKDAGENTTMEAAATKYFASEMVGRVADRAVQIFGGAGYIADYGIERLYRDVRLFRIYEGTSQIQQLIIAREVLKRGG from the coding sequence ATGGCGCTCGATCCCGAGACCTTCGATACGCTGATCGACACGGTCCGCCGCTTCGTCGCCGATCGGCTGCGCCCGCTCGAGGGCGATGTCGAGGCCGCCGATGCGATCCCCGACGCCGTCGTCGAGGAGATGAAGGCACTAGGCCTGTTCGGCCTGTCGATCGCCGAGGAATATGGCGGACTCGGCTTGACGATGGTCGAGGAATGCAAGGTCGCGATCGAGCTTGGCCGCACCACTCCCGCATTTCGCTCGAGCTTCGGCACCAATGTCGGGATCGGCAGCCAGGGCCTCGTAATGGCCGGCACCCCCGAACAGAAAGCCGAATGGTTGCCCCGCATCGCCAGTGGCGAAGTGATCACCAGCTTCGCGCTGACCGAACCTGATGTCGGCTCAGACAGCGGCGCGGTGCAGACCCGCGCGGTGCGGGACGGCGATGTCTACCGCCTCACCGGCACCAAGCGCTTCATTACCAATGCCGACAAGGCCCAGTTGTTCACCGTGATGGCGCGCACCGGCGACAAGCCCGGCGGCCGCGGCGTATCGGCGTTTCTCGTGCCGCGCGACCTGCCCGGCGTGTCGATCGGCGAGCCTGAGAAGAAGATGGGCCAGAAGGGCGCGCGGGTCGCCGACGTGGTGTTCGACGACACCCCCGTCCCCGCCGCCAACCGGCTCGGCGAGGAGGGCCAGGGCTTCAAGATCGCGATGCAGGTGCTCGATCGCGGCCGGCTGCACATTGCGGCGGTATGCGTCGGAGTCGCCGAGCGGCTGATCGCCGATTGCGTCGCTTATGCCAGCGAGCGAAAGCAATTCGGCAAGCCGATCGCCGAGCACCAGTTGATCCAGGCGATGCTCGCCGATTCGAAGACCGAGGCGATGGCCGCCCGCGCGCTGATGCTCGAGACCGCCGCCAAGAAGGACGCTGGCGAGAACACAACGATGGAGGCCGCCGCCACCAAATACTTCGCCTCGGAGATGGTCGGCCGCGTCGCCGATCGCGCGGTGCAGATCTTCGGCGGCGCAGGCTATATCGCCGACTACGGCATCGAGCGGCTCTACCGCGACGTCCGGCTGTTCCGGATCTACGAAGGCACCAGCCAGATCCAGCAGTTGATCATCGCGCGGGAAGTGCTGAAGCGGGGCGGATAA
- a CDS encoding SDR family oxidoreductase, translating into MDTNTLFRLDGRIALVTGGSRGIGRMIAAGYVAQGAKVYVSSRKAEACEETAAALGENCIALPHDISTVEGCRALAADLAARESRLDILVNNAGAAWGVPFEEFPEAGWDKVMDLNVKSPFFLTQALHTLLKAGGSAERPAKVINITSVDGQRVNPWETYSYQASKAALIHLTRRMAARLIRDHIVVSSLAPGAFPSDMNKAARDHGDGVAKRIPAGRIGVEEDMAGAAIYLASRAGDYVVGETLTVDGGLVNASLGGSIDG; encoded by the coding sequence ATGGACACCAACACACTTTTCCGCCTCGACGGGCGCATCGCGCTCGTTACCGGCGGGTCGCGCGGGATCGGGCGGATGATCGCCGCGGGCTATGTCGCCCAAGGCGCCAAGGTCTATGTCTCGTCCCGAAAGGCCGAAGCCTGCGAGGAGACCGCGGCGGCCTTGGGTGAGAATTGCATCGCCCTCCCCCACGACATCTCGACCGTCGAAGGCTGCCGCGCGCTGGCCGCAGACCTCGCCGCGCGCGAATCCCGCCTCGACATTCTAGTCAATAATGCCGGCGCGGCTTGGGGCGTGCCGTTCGAGGAGTTCCCCGAGGCGGGGTGGGACAAGGTGATGGACCTCAACGTCAAGTCGCCCTTCTTCCTGACCCAGGCGCTCCACACGCTGCTCAAGGCCGGCGGATCGGCCGAGCGACCGGCCAAGGTGATCAACATCACTTCGGTCGACGGCCAGCGCGTCAATCCGTGGGAAACCTACAGCTATCAGGCGTCCAAGGCCGCGCTGATTCACTTGACCCGGCGCATGGCTGCACGGCTGATCCGCGACCATATCGTCGTCTCCTCGCTCGCCCCCGGCGCCTTCCCCAGCGACATGAACAAGGCCGCGCGCGATCACGGCGACGGCGTAGCCAAGCGCATCCCCGCGGGCAGGATCGGCGTGGAAGAGGACATGGCCGGCGCCGCGATCTACCTCGCCAGCCGCGCGGGGGATTATGTGGTGGGCGAGACGCTCACAGTGGACGGCGGGCTGGTCAATGCATCGCTGGGTGGGAGCATCGACGGCTAA
- a CDS encoding PadR family transcriptional regulator: MPIEDDMFEKLRVELRRGSLVLAVLGALREERYGYTLRTSLEEAGLPIDEGALYPLLRRLEAQGLLTSEWREEAKRNKRFYRLTSVGLTVLGQLLAEWNAISESILRLTQGDK; this comes from the coding sequence GTGCCCATCGAAGACGACATGTTCGAAAAGCTGCGCGTCGAGCTTCGGCGCGGGTCTCTGGTGCTGGCCGTGCTCGGTGCGCTGCGCGAGGAGCGCTACGGCTATACGTTGCGCACCAGCCTCGAGGAGGCAGGGCTGCCGATCGACGAAGGCGCGCTTTACCCACTGCTGCGCCGGCTCGAAGCCCAGGGGTTGCTGACCAGCGAATGGCGCGAGGAGGCCAAGCGCAACAAGCGCTTCTACCGGCTCACCTCGGTCGGCCTCACGGTGCTCGGCCAGTTGCTCGCCGAGTGGAATGCCATTTCCGAATCGATCCTCCGCCTGACGCAGGGAGACAAATGA